The nucleotide window GTCGAAGCGCGGCCGCAACGGCTCGGGCAGGTGGTTCAGCGTGCCCAGCGAACTGGCCACGACCAGCAGCCGCCCGCCCGGCCGCAGCACCGGCCCGAACGACCGCAGCACCGCGTGGGTGCCGCCGTTGGCGACGTCGATGAAGACGTCGGCCTGCTCGGCCTGCGGGCGGCCCGGGTCGAGCGGGCCGATGGCGTTCGAAATCACGATGTCGGCCGGCTCGGCGAAGCGCGCGACCGCGGCCGCGTCGGAGACGTCGAGGACGTGGCCTTCGACGCGGCTGCGCGTCGCGGGATCGGCGGCGACGGCGGCGGCCGCCGCGGCCACCCGGCCGGCGTCGCGGCCGGTGAGCAGCACGACGTCTTCGGGCGCGAGGCGGGCGGCGAGCCCGCGGACGAGGGCGAAGCCGAGGCCCTGGTTGGCCCCGGTCACCACGGCGATGCGTGTCATACCCGCACGCTAAGCCGGTCCGAGCCATGCGAACAGCGAGAATCGAGCAACCCTGGTATGCGTGAACGTCATGGACTTCGGCGACGTCACCCTGCTCGCCCTGCGCGTGTTCCGCGAGGTCGCCGAGCGCGGTACCCTGACCGCGGCCGCGACGGCGCTCGGCTACACGCAGTCCGCGGTGTCGCGGCAGATCGCGTCGCTCGAACGGGTCACCCGGACGCCCGTGCTGGAACGGCGGCCCGGCGGCGTGCGCCTCACCGCCGCCGGGAACGTCGTGCTGCGGCGGGCCGTCGCGGTGCTCGACGAGATCGACGCCGCCGGGCGCGAGCTGGCCGGGCTGCCCGCCGACGCCGGGACGGTCCGGCTGGGCTGGTTCCCCAGCGCGGGCGCGGTGCTGGTGCCCCGCGCCGTCGCCGAACTGCGGCGGACACACCCCGCGGTCACCGTCGTCACCCGGGAAGGCACGACACCGGTCCTCGTCCGGGCGCTGCGCGCGGGCACGATCGACCTGGCGGTGCTCGGCTCGGCCCCGCCGTTCCGCCCGCCGGACGCCGAGACGCCCGCACTGCGCCTGGAGACGCTCGCCGAGCGCACCCTCTGCCTCGCCGTGCCCGCGGGCCACCCGCTGGCGGGCGCCGGCCCGGTCGACGTCGCGGACCTGCGCGGGCAGCGCTGGATCGCCGCGCCGTCGGCGGGGGAGGGGACGCTGATGGGCGTGTGGCCGGGCCTCGACGAGCGTCCCGAGATCGCCCACACCGCCCGCGACTGGCTGGCGAAGCTGAACCTGGTCGCCGCGGGCTGCGGGCTGACGACGTTGCCCGCCTCGCTGGCCGAGGCCGTGCCGCCGGGGGTGCGGGTGCTGGCCGTGCGCGGTGGCCCGGCCGAGCGGCGGCGGGTGGTGCTGGCGCGCCTCCCCGGCCCGGTGCCCGAACCCGCGGCGCTGCTGGCCGACGTCCTGCGCCGCGTCGCCGCCGGATGACCCGGATCACTCCCGTTCCGGTCACATCGGCCGCCGCCGTGGGGTCTACTCCTACGACGGCGAACGGAAGGAACCGGACACAGTGGACGCGTTGACCGAGCGGTTCGAGCAGGAGCGGCCGCGGCTGCGGGCGGTCGCCTACCGGATGCTGGGTTCGGCGGCCGAAGCCGACGACGCGGTCCAGGAGGCCTGGCTGCGGTTCCACCGCACCGACGCGAGCGAGATCGACAACCTCCCCGCGTGGCTGACCACGGTGGTCGCCCGGATCTGCCTGTCGCTGCTGCGCACCCGCCGCACCCACCGCGAGGAGCCCCTCGACGGGCAGCCCGAGCCGGACGACGACCGCCGCGACCCGGAGCAGGAGGCCGAACTCGCCGACTCCGTCGGGCTGGCGCTGCTCGTGGTCCTCGACGCGCTGGGCCCGGCCGAGCGCGTCGCGTTCGTGCTGCACGACATGTTCGCGGTGCCCTTCGACGAGATCGCGCCGGTGATCGGCAAGACCCCGGCCGCCACCCGGCAGCTCGCCAGCCGCGCCCGTCGCCGGGTGAAGGGTGGCGAGGCGGCCGACGCGGACCTGCCCCGGCGCCGCAAGGTCGTGGAAGCCTTCCTGGCGGCGTCCCGCGGCGGTGACTTCGAAGCCCTCCTGGCCCTGCTCGACCCGGATGTGGTGCTGCACGCCGACCGGTTCGCCGGCCCGAGCCCGGCGCCGATCGTGCTGCGCGGCGTCGAGAGCGTGCGCCGCGGCGCGATTCTGGCGTCCGAACGGGCCCGTGCCAGCGAGCTCGCCCTGGTCGACGGCACGCCGGGCCTGCTCATGGTCCGCGAGGGACGGCTCGCGGTGGTCCTGAAGTTCCAAGTCGACGCCGACCGCATCACGGGCATCGAGGTCATCGCCGATCCGGAGCGGCTGGCCGCGCTGGAGCTGGCGGTGCTCTAACCCAGTGCGGCGCGAAGGCGTGCTTCGCGCTCTGACGGTGTCTGACGCGGGCAGCTCACGCACTTGGGGTTGCCGACTTCGTAGATCAGGCAGCACGAAGCGCGCCGTACGGCGGGGGTGCGGCCGACGCGCACGAAGCGCGGCTTCGGCAGGCCCAGGTCGATCGCGGCGACCAGGGGCTCGGCGAGGGCCATCGCGCGTTCCGGGTCGGGCGTCCAGAGCAGCCGGTTGCCGATGGAGTCGGTGGCGATCGCGCCCAGCGCCCGCTCCCGCGCCCCGCTGACGGCGGCGATGGTGGCGATCGCCGTGCCGAGGGCGCCGGTGAGCGCGGCGCCGAGCTCGGGGAGGCCGCCGTCGAGGGCGCGGGTGGACCGGGCGCCCAGGAACCGCCCGTCGGCGACGAGGTCGAGCTCCACGGCGTCCAGCGACGGATCCACCGGCTGCCCGGCCACCAGGCCTGCCACCGCCGGGGCCACGAGGACCGACGACAGCGAGTACCACCAGATCGTCCCCAGCACCTCGGGCCGCGCGCAGCCGTAGAGCTTCGCCGCGCCGCCGATGCGGGCCCGCACCCAGTCCTCGTCCGCGAGCCGGGCGGCCGACACGGTCCAGTCGGGCTTCACCCCTTCCTCCGGTACGTGGAGACGGTGAACGACAGCGTGACGGCTTGCGGCTCGCTCAGCGCGTCAAGGCGTTCCCGGCGGCCGTCGCGGTCCAGGTGGAACCCCGCCGGCCCCATCTCGACGGCCTGGCGCACCTGCCGCGGCGTCAGCTCGACCTCGCGCCGCACCTCGGTGCGCCCGGTGCGCGTGAAGTACTCGCCGAGGGTGGCGTCGAGACGCTCGTCCTTGCGCTCGTCGACGGCCAGGACCAGGTCGCCGAGCTCGCGCAGGTGGTCCGGGGCGGGCGCGGCGACGACCAGGAGGCCGTCCGGCCGCAGCACGCGGTGGAACTCGGGGCCGTTGCGCGGCGCGAAGACGTTCAGCACGACCGACGCCACGCCGTCGCCCACCGGCCACGGCTCCCACAGGTTCCACACCGCCGCGCCCAGCCGCGGGTGGGCCCGGGCCGCCCGCCGCAGGGCGACCGCCGAGACGTCCAGCGCGAGGCCGTACGCCTCCGACGCCTCCAGCACGCGCGCGAGGTAGTAGCCCGTGCCCGCGCCGGCGTCGACGACCAGTCCGCCGGCCTCCGCGCAGACGCGGGCCAGTTCGTCGGCGAGGGGTGCGTAGGCGCCCGAGGCGAGGAAGTCCGCGCGCGCCGCCACCATCGGCGCGGTGTCCGCCGTCCCGGCCGGGATTCGCGCGTGCAACAGGTTCACGTAACCCTGTCGCGCTAGATCGAAAGAGTGGCGGTTCCCGCAACGCAGCGTGCGTCCCGCTGCGCCGATCGGGTCACCGCAGACCGAACACCGCAAGGCCGCCACCACCGGGGGTGGCAGTGGGTCATTCCCGTGGTCGGCCGGTGTCATGGAGGTATTCGACCACGACGTTTCGCAACCGGACACTCCAGGAGGGGTCCTGGGAAACCTGGCCGTAACAACGGGGCGCGGACAGTTCACGCGGGCGAAACCTCACGAGCCGCCCCGTGAAACACCGCGCGCCAAAACTGCCAACGCACGAACCCAGGGCACGGGAGGACGATGTGCTGAACGCAGGAGACACCGCGTGGGTATTGGCCAGCGCCGCGCTGGTCATGCTCATGACCCCAGGACTGGCGTTCTTCTATGGCGGCATGGTCCGCGCGAAGAGCGTCCTGAACATGCTGATGATGAACTTCATCGCGCTGGCCGTCGTGGGGGTGCTGTGGGCCCTCTACGGGTTCACGATGTCCTTCGGCGACGACGCGTTCGGAGGCTTCCTCGGTAACTTCCACTTCGCCGGGCTGGAAAACACCTTCGGCAAGCTCGCCGGCTTCGCGGTCGCCGCGACCGACACCACGCCGGCGGTCGCCTGGCCGGGTCCGGACGGCCTGCCCGTCCTCGCGTTCGTGATGTTCCAGCTGATGTTCGCGATCATCACGCCCGCGCTGATCTCCGGCGCCATCGCCGACCGCGCGAAGTTCTGGGGCTGGACGCTGTTCGTCGTCGTCTGGGTGACGGTCGTGTACTTCCCGGTCGCGCACTGGGTGTTCTCCTTCAACGGCTTCATCGGTGAGAACTCGGTCGGCGGCTGGATCGCCAACAACCTCAAGGCACTCGACTTCGCCGGTGGTACCGCGGTCCACATCAACGCCGGTGCCGCGGGTCTCGCCCTCGCCATCGTGCTCGGCAAGCGCAAGGGCTGGCCGAAGGACACCGGCCGTCCGCACAACGTGCCGTTCGTGCTCCTCGGTGCCTCGCTGCTGTGGTTCGGCTGGTACGGCTTCAACGCGGGTTCGGCGCTGGCCGCCAACGACCTCGCCGCCGTCGCGTTCACCAACACCACCGTCGCCACCGCCGCCGCGGTGCTTGGCTGGCTGGTCGTGGAGCAGATCAAGTTCGGCAAGCCGACCACCCTCGGCGCGGCTTCCGGCGCGGTCGCCGGCCTGGTCGCCATCACCCCGGCGTGTGGTTTCGTGAGCCCGCTCGGGGCCATCGCGATCGGCCTCATCGCCGGCGCGGTCTGCGCACTGGCCATCTCGCTCAAGTTCAAGTTCGGCTTCGACGACTCGCTCGACGTCGTGGGCGTCCACCTGGTCGGCGGCATCGTCGGCACGCTGCTGATCGGCTTCTTCGGCACCACGAGCGTCAACGCGCTCGGCGCGGACGGCCTGTTCTACGGCGGCGGGCTCACCCAGCTGGGGCGTCAGGCCGCGGCTGCCGGTGCGGTGCTCGCGTACTCCTTCGTGCTGTCCTTCATCATCGGCTTCGTGATCAAGAAGGCCGGCGGCTTCCGCGTCAGCGCCGAGGACGAGGTCAGCGGCATCGACGAAGCCCAGCACGCGGAGAGCGCCTACGACTTCACCGGGACGGGCGGTGGTCTCGGCCACCCGAACACCATCCCGGTCAAGTCCACCCCGGCCGCGAAACTCGAGGAGAGCAAGGCATGAAGCTCATCACGGCGATTGTCAAGCCGTTCACGCTCGACGACGTCCGCTCCGCGCTGGAGCAGCTGGGCGTACTGGGCATGACGGTCAGCGAGGTCCAGGGCTACGGCCGGCAGAAGGGCCACACCGAGGTCTACCGCGGCGCGGAGTACTCGGTGGACTTCGTGGCCAAGCTGAAGGTCGAGGTCGTCACCGACGACACGAACGTGGAGAAGGTCCTCGAGGCCATCACCACGGCCGCCCACACCGGCAAGATCGGTGACGGCAAGCTGTGGGTGACGCCGGTGGAGACCGTCATCCGGGTACGGACCGGCGAGCGCGGCACGGACGCTCTATAGGCGTCTGGGATGGCCGACGGGGGCGAACTGGTCAAGGCCACCGAGCGCTTGCTCGAGGGCAGGCACGGGAGGCTGGGGGCGTCCGCACTGCGGGCGGCCCTGGTCGACCTCTACGAGTTCTGGCTGGGCAGGGGAGCTTCGGCGGCCGGCGTCGACACCGCGGAACCGGGTGTCGCGCTGGTCGCCGTGGGCGGGCTCGGCCGCCGGGAGCTGGTGCCGTTCTCCGATCTCGACCTGCTGCTGGTGCACAACGGCAACAGCGGCGTCGGCGAGATCGCGGACGCGCTCTGGTATCCCCTGTGGGACGCGAAAGTCGGGCTCGACCACTCGGTCCGCACGCCGGGTGAGGCGCTGAAGGTCGCTTCGGAGGACCTGCGCGTGGCCATGGGCCTGCTCGACGCCCGGCACCTCGCCGGGGACGCCGAGCTGAGCGGCCGCCTGGTGTCCGCGGCGCGCGACCAGTGGCGGCGCACGGCGCGCAAGCAGATCCCGGACATGACGGCGTCGGTCCGGCAGCGCTGGGCGCGCAGCGGCGAGATCGCGCAGTCCGCCGAACCGGACCTCAAGCACGGCCGGGGCGGGCTGCGGGACTTCGCCGTCCTGGAAGCACTGGCCGCGGCGCAGCTCACCGCGCGTCCGGGCGAGGAACTCCTGGAAGCGAAGGGACTCCTCCTCGACGTCCGCACCGAGCTGCGGCGCGAGATCCGGCGCGAACGGGACGTGTTGTCCGCGCCGGAGGCCGAACTGGTCGCCGCCGAGCTCGGCTTCGGCGACCGGTTCACGCTGGCCCGCAAGCTTTCCGGAGCGGGCCGCACGATCGCGTACGCGCTGGACGTCGCGCTCCGGTCCACTGTGGAGCCTCCACGGTCGCGCTTCGGGCGGCGTCCTTCGCGGACGCCGCTGGCGGAAAACGTGGTGCTGCACGGGAACGAGGTCGCGCTGGCCCGCGACGCGGTTCCGGCGAAGGACCCGGCGCTGCTGCTGCGCGTCGCGGCGGCGTCGGCCCGCACGGGCAAGCCGATCGCGCTCGGCACGCTCAAGGCGCTGGCCGAGTCGGCGCCGGAGCTGCGCGCGCCGTGGCCGGCCGAAGCGCTGAACGCGCTGGTCGAGCTGCTGGGCGCGGGCGAAGGCCTGGTCGACGCGGTCGAGTCGCTCGACCGCACGGGCCTGTGGTCCCGGCTGTTCCCGGAGTGGGGCGCGGTCCGCGACCTGCCGCCGCGCTCGCCGGTGCACCAGTGGACGGTCGACCGGCACCTGATCCGCACCTGCGTCGAGGCGGCCAAGCTGACCACCACGGTGTCGCGGCCGGACCTGCTGCTGATCGGCGCGCTGCTGCACGACATCGGCAAGGGCCGCGACGCGGACCATTCCGAGCTGGGCGCCAAGATCTCGGCCCAGGTCGCGGCCCGGCTCGGGCTGTCCGCGGCCGACGCGGCCACGGTGTCGTCGATGGTCCGCCACCACCTGCTGCTGCCGCACACGGCGACGCGGCGCGACATCAGCGAGCCGGCGACGGTGGCGCGCGTGGTGAAGACCCTGGACAGCGACATCGTCCTGGTCGAGCTGCTGCACGCGCTGACCCAGGCCGACTCACTGGCGACCGGCCCGGGGGTGTGGACGGACTGGAAGGCCCGGCTGCTGGCGGAGCTGGTGTCGGGCTGCGAGGAAGTGTTGCACGGCAAGGGGTTCACGGCCCCGTCGCCGATGGACGACGAACAACGCGAGCTCGTCGCCTCGGCGGCGGCGTCGGGCACGGGCGAAATCCGGATCAGCTCGCACGGCAAGGTGGTGACGGTCCTGCTGGCGGTCCCGGCCCGGGCGGAGCTGCTGGCCCCGGCGGCGGGCGTGCTGGCCTTGAATTCTTTGGAGGTCCATTCGGCGGTCCTGCGCGGCCACGACGGCGGCCGGGCGGGGGTGTTCACGGCGTCGCCGAAGTTCGGGTCACTGCCGGACGCGACGTTGTTGCGCGAGCAGTTCGCCCGCGCGGTGGCGGGCACTTTGCCGCTGACCCAACGCCTGGCGGCGAAGGAGCGCGACTACGGGTCGCCGGCTCCGGTGGCGCCGAAGGTGCTGTGGTTCGACGACGAGACGACGGGCCCGGACACGGTGGTCCTGGAGCTTCGCGCGGCCGACCGGATCGGCTTGCTGTTCCGGGTGGCGGGCGCGTTGCGCCGCTGCGGCGCGGAGGTCCGCTGGGCCAAGGCATCAACGCTGGGCGGCGCGGTGGTGGACTCGTTCGCGGTGACACCGAAGAGCGGCCGCATCGAACCGGGCTGGCGCCGCGAGGTGGAGCAGGCAGTACTGGCCGCAGCTTCCTGACCGGCTCGGCCCCAAACGCCCCAATGTGGCGTTGGTTGCGTCCAACGCACCGAACGCCACATTGGGTGCGCTGGATGCACCGAACGCCACATTGGGTGCGTTGGATGCACCGAACGCCACATTGGGTGCGCTGGACGCACCGAACGCCACATTGGGGCGCATGGGGCTAGGCGGGCGCTCCGACCCAGCGGCGCAGGGCCTCGTCGAGGCCCGGCCCGCCGTCCCACACGACGTACCCGTCCGGCCGGACGAGCCGAGGTGCCGCCCCCTCGCGGCCCTCGACCCGTCCGGTCCACCCCGCCGGCACCGCGGCGCCGACCAGGACCGCGCGGCCGTCCGGGCCCGCCGGGTCGTCCGCCCGTCCGATGACCCCCGCGTACGTCACGCCGAGGCCCGACAGCTCCGCGGCGACCGCGCGGCGGGCCTCGGGCACCGCCAGCAGCTCCGTGACCACCGCCCGGACCGCCGCCGCGTCCGGGTCGGGCACGCCCAGCACTGCCTGGGCCCTCGTGCTGACCAGCACCCGCGCCGCGATCGGGTGGCGTTCGTCGTGGTAGCTGTCGAGCAGCCCGTCCGGTGCCGTGCCGTGGACCGTCGCCGCCAGCTTCCAGCCCAGGTTGGCCGCGTCCTGCAGGCCCAGGTTCAGCCCCTGGCCGCCGACCGGGAGGTGGATGTGCGCCGCGTCGCCGGCGAACAGCACCCGGCCGTGGCGGTAGCGCTCCAGCTGCCGGGACGCGTCGCCGAACCGCGACGCCCACAGCACCTCGCCCAGGACGACGTCCGGCCCGTGCGCCGCGGTCAGCGCCCGCTGCACCTCGCCGGCCGTGACCGGCGCGTCGCGGCCCAGCCGGTGCTGCTCCTCGCCGTACACGATCGTGCGGTAGCGGCCCCCGGACAGCGGCAGCAGGTAGCCCGACCCCGACGACGGCAACGTCCAGTCCTCGGCCAGCCTGGCGGGCTTGGCGGCCAGGGTGACGTCGGCGACGACCAGTGAGGTCCGCGCCGGGCGGCCGGGGAACGCGGCACCCAGCAGCGTCCGGACCGTGCTGTGCCCGCCGTCGGCGGCGACCAGCCAGCCGGCCTGGTGCTCGCGGCCGCCCGCGGTGACCGTCACACCCGCGTCGTCCTGGGCGACGGCGGTGACGGCCGCGCCGCGCAGCACCGGTGTGCGCAGCCGGGCCTCGATCGCCGCCGTGACGTGGACCTGCTCCACGCCGAGCTGGTACGGGAAGCGCGTCGGCAGGTCGCGGTAGTCGATCGGGACGCCGGAGAAGTGCCCGGCGGGCAGCTTCGCCCGCACGTGCGGCTCGATCGCCGGGAGCAGGCCCCGGTCGGCCAGCACCTCGACCGACCGCGGCTGCAGGCCGAGGGCCTTCGACTGCGTGGCGGGCTCCGGGGCGCGTTCCAGCACCAGGACGTCGACCCCGGCGCGCTCCAGCTCGAACGCCGTCAGCAGGCCGGTCGGCCCTGCGCCCGCGACCAGGACGTCAGGCATCGAGGTTCTCCTTGCGGAGGTACCAGACGTGCCAGGCGATCAGCAGGCCCAGCGCGCCGAACCAGGCCAGGTTGGTGACCAGCGCGATGAGGTCGATCGGGAGCGCGTAGACGAGCACGACGTGCAGCACCGCGCTGCCCAGCAGCACCGCGCCCCAGGCGGCGGTGTCGATCCGCAGCCCGCGCCGGAACCGGGCGTCGGTGTCCCAGCGGGCCGCCCACGCGTCCGCGCCCTCGGCGCCGCGCTTGACCTCGGCGATCGTGCGGCCGAGCGTCAGCTGCGCGGGACGGCCGACGAAGACCGACACCAGCATCCACGCGCCGAAGAGGCCGCCCAGCGCCGCCGTCCAGCCTTCGCGGATCACCAGCGTGCGCGGGTCGTCCGACAGCAGGCCGAGCACGACCGACAGCACCAGGACGCTGAGCGTGACCAGGGCGACCAGGTCGATCCTGCGGTTGCGGGCGATCGTCCACACCACGTACGGCGCGGCCACCACGATGCCTGCCATCAGCGCCCACCACTGGCTCACGCCCGCGGCACGCAGGCCGTAGAACAGGGCCATCGGCACGATCACTTCGAACACGACGTTCCGCACGTTGGCGCGCACGACCCGCCGCAGCCCGGCGTCGGTTTCCTGCTCGGTCGTCATTCGGGTCCCCCGGTGGATTCGGGTGCGGTCGCCCGCACGTAGAGGTCGGCGAGCTCGCGGCCGATGCGCGTGAGTTCGGCGGGCTCGGGCACGTTCGCCGCCGCGGTGGCGACGACGGCGTCGAGCCCGGTCGTCAAGGCGAGCGCCGTGATCCGGGCGTCGAAGGCGCCGAAGACGCCGGCTGCCTGCCCGGTGCGGAAGTGCTCTTCGAACAGCGCGAGCCGCCCGTCGACGGCGTCGCTCCGGGAGCCGGCGTTCTTGACGAGGTCGATCAGGGCCCGCAGCTCGGTGGCGTGCTCGCCGACGAGCTCGACGTTCGCCTCGACGAAGGCGCGCAGCTGGGCGACGTGCCCGACGGCGGCGTCGATGCGCGGCTGCATGAACGCCCCGGTGATCTCTTCGATCTCGGTGACGCACGCCTTGAGCAGGTCGTCCTTGCCCGCGAAGTGGTAGCTGATCATGCCGGTGCTCGACAGGCCCGCCTGCTTCGCGATCCGGCTGAAGGACGCCTTCGCGTACCCGGCCTCGGCGATCACGGCGATCGCCGCTCGCACGATCTGTGCTCGCCGGCCGGACTCGGTGAAGGTTCTTGCTCGCATGAGCAAAATTTAGCTCAATCAAGCAAATTCGACAAGTCGCCAGGTCAGAGCCCGGATTCGGGGGCTTTGCTCAGGCGGATGCGGTGCCTTCGACGACCTGGTTGCGGCCCGCGTCCTTGGCCCGGTACAGGGCCTTGTCCGCGGCCTGCAGCAGCCGGTCGACGGCCGTGCCGCCGTCCGGGTAGGTCGCGACGCCGATGGAGGCGGACAGGCCGTCGATCGCACGGACGCGGCTGTCGTCCTCGTATTCGACCCGCAGGCCCTCGATCGCCGAGCGGATGCGTTCCGCCACCGCCAGCACCGCGGCCGGGCCGATGTCCGGCAGCAGGACCACGAACTCCTCGCCGCCGAAGCGGCCGACCGAGTCGTAGTCGCGGACGGCGCTCTTGATCGTCGCGGCCACCGCGCGCAGCACCGTGTCGCCCGCCAGGTGACCGTGGCTGTCGTTGATCAGCTTGAAGTGGTCGAGGTCGATCATCAGCACGCCGAACGTGCCGTGCGTGTGGCGCTGCGCCCTGGCCAGTTCGCGTGAAGCGAGCAGGTGCCACCCGGTCGTGTTGAACAGGCCGGTCTTTTCGTCGGTCGTCGCCGCGATCTCCAGCTGCTTGATCAGCACCGCCCGGTGCAGCACCAGCAGCGGCGGCACGATGGCCAGGGTGAGCGCGGGCAGCGTCGCCAGCGTCAGGGCCGTCAGCATGCCCAGGCAGAGCGTCGCGACTTCGAGCAGGTTGTCGCCGAGGCCGCCGAAGAACGCCTTCACCGAGCGGGTCGTGATCGTCAGCGCCGGGATGATGGTGATCGCCGCGACCAGGAAGTACGTCACCGCGGCGAGCGCGATCGCGGTGACCCCGCGCCACCCGGCCGTCAGCGCGGCGGACATGTCGCCGACCCCGAGCCACGCGAGCACCAGGTCGGCCGAGTAGCAGGTGACGACGACGAGCGTGGCGTTCAGCGTCGTCCGGAACGGCGGGACGCGCTTGATCCGCGCCAGGCTGCGCGTGGCGAGGTGCACGTACAGGACGGCGACCAGGGCGGCGCCGAGCGCCGGCGGCAGGAGCAGCACCCCGGCGAACGTCCAGACCGACGTCAGGTTGATGTGCGGGGTGTCCGACACGAGCCGCCGGACGCGTTCGACCTGCCGGCCGAGTTCGGCCTGCAGCACCCCAAGCCCGGCGAGGACGCCGAAGACGGCCAGGTCCCAAGCCCGCACGGGCACGGCCAGCGCCGTCCAGACGGTGGCGGCGAGCGCGACCGACTCGACGAGGAAGCAGTAGAAGATCAGCGATCCGCGCTGCTGCCAGAGGGTCCAGTGAGCAGGGTTCAACGCCCCACGGATCCGTCCCGCGCGGGGTTGGGCCGGACGGGCGCCGTCCATACTCAAGGCGGTGCAACTCCCCTGGGTGATCCGACGATCCGCATCCACCCCACCACACCGGGCGCCCGCGATCGACGGTTGCCACACGTTCGGAGCAGTGAAGGGAGGCCGCCGCCATGCGCAACCGCGAGTCCTGAGCCGTCGTGACCCCCTGTCCGTCCGTGCCGGGAAGGAGAGCCGTCGTGCGCAATCGCGAGTCCTGAGCCCGCTGTGTGT belongs to Amycolatopsis tolypomycina and includes:
- a CDS encoding SDR family NAD(P)-dependent oxidoreductase, which codes for MTRIAVVTGANQGLGFALVRGLAARLAPEDVVLLTGRDAGRVAAAAAAVAADPATRSRVEGHVLDVSDAAAVARFAEPADIVISNAIGPLDPGRPQAEQADVFIDVANGGTHAVLRSFGPVLRPGGRLLVVASSLGTLNHLPEPLRPRFDGVSLDDVEKAVEDWRAAIHDGTAAAAGWPEWINVPSKVAQVAAVRAVAAERRDADLAEGTLVAAVCPGLVDTRASRPWFSDFSQAQTPDEAARAVLDLVFAEPDPATYGELVRFGRVLPWRS
- a CDS encoding LysR family transcriptional regulator: MDFGDVTLLALRVFREVAERGTLTAAATALGYTQSAVSRQIASLERVTRTPVLERRPGGVRLTAAGNVVLRRAVAVLDEIDAAGRELAGLPADAGTVRLGWFPSAGAVLVPRAVAELRRTHPAVTVVTREGTTPVLVRALRAGTIDLAVLGSAPPFRPPDAETPALRLETLAERTLCLAVPAGHPLAGAGPVDVADLRGQRWIAAPSAGEGTLMGVWPGLDERPEIAHTARDWLAKLNLVAAGCGLTTLPASLAEAVPPGVRVLAVRGGPAERRRVVLARLPGPVPEPAALLADVLRRVAAG
- a CDS encoding sigma-70 family RNA polymerase sigma factor, translated to MDALTERFEQERPRLRAVAYRMLGSAAEADDAVQEAWLRFHRTDASEIDNLPAWLTTVVARICLSLLRTRRTHREEPLDGQPEPDDDRRDPEQEAELADSVGLALLVVLDALGPAERVAFVLHDMFAVPFDEIAPVIGKTPAATRQLASRARRRVKGGEAADADLPRRRKVVEAFLAASRGGDFEALLALLDPDVVLHADRFAGPSPAPIVLRGVESVRRGAILASERARASELALVDGTPGLLMVREGRLAVVLKFQVDADRITGIEVIADPERLAALELAVL
- a CDS encoding (2Fe-2S)-binding protein gives rise to the protein MKPDWTVSAARLADEDWVRARIGGAAKLYGCARPEVLGTIWWYSLSSVLVAPAVAGLVAGQPVDPSLDAVELDLVADGRFLGARSTRALDGGLPELGAALTGALGTAIATIAAVSGARERALGAIATDSIGNRLLWTPDPERAMALAEPLVAAIDLGLPKPRFVRVGRTPAVRRASCCLIYEVGNPKCVSCPRQTPSEREARLRAALG
- a CDS encoding putative RNA methyltransferase, which translates into the protein MTPADHGNDPLPPPVVAALRCSVCGDPIGAAGRTLRCGNRHSFDLARQGYVNLLHARIPAGTADTAPMVAARADFLASGAYAPLADELARVCAEAGGLVVDAGAGTGYYLARVLEASEAYGLALDVSAVALRRAARAHPRLGAAVWNLWEPWPVGDGVASVVLNVFAPRNGPEFHRVLRPDGLLVVAAPAPDHLRELGDLVLAVDERKDERLDATLGEYFTRTGRTEVRREVELTPRQVRQAVEMGPAGFHLDRDGRRERLDALSEPQAVTLSFTVSTYRRKG
- a CDS encoding ammonium transporter; the encoded protein is MLNAGDTAWVLASAALVMLMTPGLAFFYGGMVRAKSVLNMLMMNFIALAVVGVLWALYGFTMSFGDDAFGGFLGNFHFAGLENTFGKLAGFAVAATDTTPAVAWPGPDGLPVLAFVMFQLMFAIITPALISGAIADRAKFWGWTLFVVVWVTVVYFPVAHWVFSFNGFIGENSVGGWIANNLKALDFAGGTAVHINAGAAGLALAIVLGKRKGWPKDTGRPHNVPFVLLGASLLWFGWYGFNAGSALAANDLAAVAFTNTTVATAAAVLGWLVVEQIKFGKPTTLGAASGAVAGLVAITPACGFVSPLGAIAIGLIAGAVCALAISLKFKFGFDDSLDVVGVHLVGGIVGTLLIGFFGTTSVNALGADGLFYGGGLTQLGRQAAAAGAVLAYSFVLSFIIGFVIKKAGGFRVSAEDEVSGIDEAQHAESAYDFTGTGGGLGHPNTIPVKSTPAAKLEESKA
- a CDS encoding P-II family nitrogen regulator, translating into MKLITAIVKPFTLDDVRSALEQLGVLGMTVSEVQGYGRQKGHTEVYRGAEYSVDFVAKLKVEVVTDDTNVEKVLEAITTAAHTGKIGDGKLWVTPVETVIRVRTGERGTDAL
- a CDS encoding [protein-PII] uridylyltransferase yields the protein MADGGELVKATERLLEGRHGRLGASALRAALVDLYEFWLGRGASAAGVDTAEPGVALVAVGGLGRRELVPFSDLDLLLVHNGNSGVGEIADALWYPLWDAKVGLDHSVRTPGEALKVASEDLRVAMGLLDARHLAGDAELSGRLVSAARDQWRRTARKQIPDMTASVRQRWARSGEIAQSAEPDLKHGRGGLRDFAVLEALAAAQLTARPGEELLEAKGLLLDVRTELRREIRRERDVLSAPEAELVAAELGFGDRFTLARKLSGAGRTIAYALDVALRSTVEPPRSRFGRRPSRTPLAENVVLHGNEVALARDAVPAKDPALLLRVAAASARTGKPIALGTLKALAESAPELRAPWPAEALNALVELLGAGEGLVDAVESLDRTGLWSRLFPEWGAVRDLPPRSPVHQWTVDRHLIRTCVEAAKLTTTVSRPDLLLIGALLHDIGKGRDADHSELGAKISAQVAARLGLSAADAATVSSMVRHHLLLPHTATRRDISEPATVARVVKTLDSDIVLVELLHALTQADSLATGPGVWTDWKARLLAELVSGCEEVLHGKGFTAPSPMDDEQRELVASAAASGTGEIRISSHGKVVTVLLAVPARAELLAPAAGVLALNSLEVHSAVLRGHDGGRAGVFTASPKFGSLPDATLLREQFARAVAGTLPLTQRLAAKERDYGSPAPVAPKVLWFDDETTGPDTVVLELRAADRIGLLFRVAGALRRCGAEVRWAKASTLGGAVVDSFAVTPKSGRIEPGWRREVEQAVLAAAS
- a CDS encoding FAD-dependent oxidoreductase — translated: MPDVLVAGAGPTGLLTAFELERAGVDVLVLERAPEPATQSKALGLQPRSVEVLADRGLLPAIEPHVRAKLPAGHFSGVPIDYRDLPTRFPYQLGVEQVHVTAAIEARLRTPVLRGAAVTAVAQDDAGVTVTAGGREHQAGWLVAADGGHSTVRTLLGAAFPGRPARTSLVVADVTLAAKPARLAEDWTLPSSGSGYLLPLSGGRYRTIVYGEEQHRLGRDAPVTAGEVQRALTAAHGPDVVLGEVLWASRFGDASRQLERYRHGRVLFAGDAAHIHLPVGGQGLNLGLQDAANLGWKLAATVHGTAPDGLLDSYHDERHPIAARVLVSTRAQAVLGVPDPDAAAVRAVVTELLAVPEARRAVAAELSGLGVTYAGVIGRADDPAGPDGRAVLVGAAVPAGWTGRVEGREGAAPRLVRPDGYVVWDGGPGLDEALRRWVGAPA